A part of Saccharomonospora amisosensis genomic DNA contains:
- a CDS encoding PIG-L deacetylase family protein, with protein sequence MSSLLVVSAHAGDFVWRAAGAIALATARGDRAKVLCLTYGERGESAKAWREGKQLEEIKQLRRAEASNAAEVLGAEIEFLDAGDYPLLETPELIDRIVRVYREVEPSVVLTHPLADPYNQDHPAAARMALQARVLAQAVGYDAPGEPLGAPPVFFFEPHQPEQCDFKPDVLLDITPVFDAKRKAMECLPAQQHMWDYYTDLAKRRGVQLKRNAGPNLGLPHNTMGEAYMRLYPQVTEVLA encoded by the coding sequence ATGAGTTCATTGCTGGTGGTCAGCGCCCACGCGGGTGACTTCGTGTGGCGGGCGGCAGGAGCTATCGCGCTGGCGACGGCTCGTGGTGACCGTGCCAAGGTGCTGTGCCTTACCTACGGCGAGCGTGGCGAATCGGCGAAGGCATGGCGTGAAGGCAAGCAACTGGAGGAGATCAAGCAGCTCCGCCGTGCCGAGGCCAGCAACGCCGCCGAGGTGCTCGGCGCCGAGATCGAGTTCCTCGACGCGGGCGACTACCCGCTACTGGAGACGCCTGAGCTGATCGACCGGATCGTGCGGGTGTACCGCGAGGTCGAACCGTCGGTGGTGCTGACACACCCACTGGCCGATCCGTACAACCAGGACCATCCCGCGGCGGCGCGCATGGCTTTGCAGGCTCGGGTGCTCGCGCAGGCCGTCGGCTACGACGCGCCGGGCGAGCCGCTCGGGGCACCGCCGGTGTTCTTCTTCGAGCCGCACCAGCCCGAGCAGTGCGACTTCAAGCCGGATGTGCTGCTGGACATCACGCCGGTGTTCGACGCCAAGCGCAAGGCGATGGAATGCCTGCCCGCACAGCAGCACATGTGGGACTACTACACCGACCTCGCCAAGCGCCGCGGCGTGCAACTCAAGCGCAACGCCGGCCCGAACCTCGGGCTGCCGCACAACACCATGGGCGAGGCCTACATGCGGCTGTATCCACAGGTGACCGAGGTGCTCGCATGA
- a CDS encoding bifunctional folylpolyglutamate synthase/dihydrofolate synthase — translation MTATETTRRAARAPIADLDDVASYLLTELPSSSGTVMTAGVGRRRATMLLSMLGSPQDSMRTVHVAGTAGKGSVSTFITALLRAHGHRVGTYLSPHAHTLLERFLLDGRPAPAHAVAAALDAVREQERVVSQGPLGQVTMFEAATVAAFRLFSERAVDYAVIETGLGGSHDATNTVTRSDKLAVITAIGLDHTAVLGDTLPEIARQKAGILPRAGTAFASRGAPEVAATLDTQAALRDCRLEQLASAELAACLPAGLQLAMPGEHQRTNAGLAVRAVRHLAARDGWRLEQRRTEQALREARLPGRWERRHWHGHPVILDGAHNAMKLASLADTVERRWPGRAPVWVLACKQGKDLLAGVAALARNASAVVAAQFRTGGQHAGPTVPAPAAQVAAAAVHEGVRVIVAPSLPDALRRAVAISQPDLPVIVTGSFHAVAEAGRVTRSVESP, via the coding sequence ATGACGGCCACGGAGACCACGCGGCGCGCAGCGCGTGCGCCCATCGCCGACCTCGACGACGTGGCCAGCTACCTGCTCACCGAGCTGCCTTCGTCGAGCGGCACGGTGATGACCGCGGGGGTGGGCCGCCGCAGGGCGACGATGCTGCTCAGCATGCTCGGCAGCCCGCAGGACTCGATGCGCACCGTGCACGTCGCCGGAACCGCGGGCAAGGGCTCGGTCTCGACGTTCATCACGGCGCTGCTGCGCGCGCACGGCCACCGGGTCGGCACCTACCTTTCCCCGCACGCGCACACGCTGCTGGAGCGGTTTCTGCTCGACGGTCGGCCCGCGCCGGCCCACGCCGTCGCGGCGGCGCTCGACGCCGTCCGCGAGCAGGAGCGCGTCGTCAGCCAGGGCCCGCTGGGCCAGGTCACGATGTTCGAGGCCGCGACCGTGGCGGCGTTTCGACTGTTCAGCGAGCGTGCCGTGGACTACGCGGTGATCGAGACCGGGCTCGGCGGGTCGCACGACGCGACGAACACGGTGACCCGGTCGGACAAGCTGGCCGTCATCACCGCCATCGGGCTCGATCACACGGCGGTGCTTGGCGACACGCTGCCCGAGATCGCCAGGCAGAAGGCGGGCATCCTGCCGCGTGCAGGCACGGCCTTCGCGTCGCGTGGCGCTCCCGAGGTGGCTGCCACCCTCGACACGCAGGCGGCGCTGCGCGACTGCCGACTGGAACAGCTCGCCTCAGCAGAACTGGCGGCGTGCCTGCCCGCCGGGCTCCAACTCGCGATGCCCGGTGAGCACCAGAGGACCAACGCCGGGCTCGCCGTGCGCGCGGTGCGCCACCTCGCCGCGAGGGACGGCTGGCGGCTGGAGCAGCGGCGAACCGAACAGGCGCTGCGCGAGGCCCGCCTGCCCGGCAGGTGGGAGCGCCGCCACTGGCACGGCCACCCGGTAATCCTCGACGGTGCGCACAACGCGATGAAGCTCGCCTCGCTGGCCGATACCGTCGAGCGGCGGTGGCCTGGTCGTGCCCCGGTGTGGGTGCTGGCCTGCAAGCAGGGCAAGGACCTGCTCGCGGGCGTCGCTGCGCTCGCCCGCAACGCGAGTGCCGTGGTGGCGGCCCAGTTCCGGACCGGGGGGCAGCACGCGGGGCCAACCGTGCCCGCACCCGCCGCCCAGGTTGCCGCGGCCGCCGTGCACGAGGGCGTGCGCGTGATCGTGGCGCCCTCGTTACCGGATGCGCTGCGCCGCGCGGTGGCGATATCGCAACCGGACCTGCCGGTGATCGTCACCGGCTCCTTCCACGCCGTCGCCGAAGCCGGGAGAGTCACGCGCTCCGTGGAGTCGCCATGA
- a CDS encoding bifunctional 5,10-methylenetetrahydrofolate dehydrogenase/5,10-methenyltetrahydrofolate cyclohydrolase, with amino-acid sequence MNAQVLDGRAVAATILDRVRREVTDFVGSFDRAPMLATVLVGDDPASHTYVRMKANRCAKVGMRSRQVRLGSDITTATLVGHLRELSTDPEVDGILLQHPVPGHLDERAAFEAIDPAKDVDGVTRTSFATMSFGEAGFNSATPGGIMALLDAYDIPLAGKHAVVVGRSAILGRPVGMLLLGRDATVTYCHSRTTELAEHVARADVLVAAVGRPGLIRGDWIKQGAVVVDAGYADNTGDVEYEAAARRASYLTPVPGGVGPMTIATLLDQTIRAAREHEAARRADPELTTIGSGRE; translated from the coding sequence GTGAACGCACAAGTTCTCGACGGGCGAGCCGTGGCCGCCACCATCCTCGACCGGGTCCGCCGCGAGGTCACCGACTTCGTCGGGTCGTTCGACCGGGCGCCGATGCTGGCGACCGTGCTGGTGGGCGACGACCCGGCCTCTCACACCTACGTGCGGATGAAGGCGAACCGCTGCGCGAAGGTCGGTATGCGCTCGCGGCAGGTGCGGCTCGGCAGTGACATCACCACCGCCACACTGGTGGGTCACCTGCGGGAGCTGTCGACCGATCCCGAGGTGGACGGCATCCTGTTGCAGCACCCGGTACCAGGCCACCTCGACGAGCGCGCCGCCTTCGAGGCCATCGACCCGGCCAAGGATGTGGACGGCGTCACCCGCACCTCCTTCGCCACCATGTCGTTCGGCGAAGCAGGATTCAACTCGGCGACACCCGGCGGGATCATGGCGCTGCTGGATGCCTACGACATCCCGCTCGCGGGCAAGCACGCCGTGGTGGTTGGCCGCAGTGCCATCCTCGGCAGGCCCGTCGGCATGCTGCTGCTCGGTCGCGACGCGACCGTCACCTACTGCCACTCCCGCACGACCGAGCTCGCCGAGCACGTGGCGCGGGCCGACGTGCTGGTCGCCGCCGTCGGGCGGCCCGGACTCATCCGGGGGGACTGGATCAAGCAAGGCGCCGTCGTCGTGGACGCCGGATACGCCGACAACACAGGCGACGTGGAGTACGAGGCGGCAGCACGGCGCGCGTCCTACCTCACTCCCGTTCCAGGCGGGGTAGGGCCGATGACCATCGCCACCCTGCTCGACCAGACCATCCGCGCGGCGCGTGAGCACGAAGCCGCGC
- a CDS encoding DinB family protein has protein sequence MPGDPGTLREVMTGLPIRAQFEAFLDEHRELLNGCLAGLTEEQARRSLVPSRTTLLGLVKHATFVEKVWFDEAITCRSRAEIGIPATPDESFVLEEQDTIAVVQRAHLQACEASRRATAALELDDLVHGNRRGPLPLRWVYLHVLRELAQHCGHADILREQILAQ, from the coding sequence ATGCCAGGTGACCCGGGGACGTTGCGGGAAGTAATGACCGGCCTGCCCATCCGCGCTCAGTTCGAGGCCTTCCTCGACGAGCATCGCGAGCTGCTCAACGGCTGCCTCGCAGGGCTGACGGAGGAACAGGCTCGCCGCTCGTTGGTGCCGTCACGGACAACACTGCTCGGGCTTGTCAAGCACGCGACCTTCGTGGAGAAGGTCTGGTTCGACGAGGCCATCACCTGCCGGTCGCGCGCCGAGATCGGAATTCCCGCGACACCGGACGAGTCGTTCGTCCTCGAAGAGCAGGACACCATCGCGGTCGTGCAGCGTGCGCATCTCCAGGCGTGTGAGGCCTCGCGGCGTGCGACGGCGGCGCTGGAGCTGGACGACCTGGTGCACGGTAACCGGCGCGGCCCGTTACCGCTTCGCTGGGTCTACCTGCACGTGCTTCGCGAACTCGCCCAGCACTGCGGGCACGCCGACATCCTGCGAGAGCAGATCCTCGCGCAGTAG
- a CDS encoding methylenetetrahydrofolate reductase, with protein sequence MTTQQEVAGPRGRRSQLAELVRNISYEVMPFKNTEQAVLSHVPTDVPLTVTVTEAKGIDTTLRLTEKLLRHGYQVAPHLPARQFTGESHVAEVVDRLRSAGTRSVFVVGGDAPEPAGPYPDAHSLLQAMEAVRHPFEQVGIGGYPEGHSIIPDESIELALKQKAPMATRILTQICFDANTTASWAGRIAAAGIDLPVHVGIPGPVNRQKLVRISAGIGLGQSARFLRKQQNLLWRFLLPGGYNPTRLAKRLAASAPKSGGNIRGLHIFTFNELRGTERWRQQLLASLSGKEDRS encoded by the coding sequence ATGACCACCCAGCAGGAGGTTGCCGGCCCGCGCGGCCGGCGTTCGCAGCTCGCCGAACTGGTGCGCAACATCAGCTACGAAGTGATGCCGTTCAAGAACACCGAGCAGGCCGTGCTCTCGCACGTGCCGACCGACGTTCCGCTGACCGTGACCGTCACCGAGGCAAAGGGAATCGACACGACGCTGCGACTCACCGAGAAGTTGCTGCGGCACGGCTACCAGGTGGCACCTCACCTGCCCGCGCGGCAGTTCACCGGCGAGAGCCACGTCGCGGAGGTGGTCGACCGGTTGCGTTCGGCGGGTACGCGGTCGGTGTTCGTGGTCGGTGGTGATGCGCCGGAACCGGCAGGGCCGTACCCGGACGCCCACTCGCTGCTACAGGCGATGGAGGCCGTGCGGCACCCGTTCGAACAGGTCGGTATCGGCGGCTACCCCGAAGGGCACTCGATCATCCCGGACGAGTCGATCGAGCTCGCGCTGAAGCAGAAGGCACCGATGGCGACCCGCATCCTGACCCAGATCTGTTTCGACGCCAACACAACCGCCTCCTGGGCGGGGCGCATCGCGGCTGCGGGCATCGACCTTCCCGTCCACGTAGGCATTCCCGGCCCGGTGAACCGGCAGAAGCTCGTCCGGATCTCCGCGGGGATCGGGCTGGGGCAGTCGGCGCGCTTCCTGCGCAAGCAGCAGAACCTGTTGTGGCGGTTCCTGCTGCCGGGCGGCTACAACCCCACCAGGCTCGCCAAGCGGCTCGCCGCGTCGGCGCCGAAGTCGGGTGGCAACATCCGCGGACTGCACATCTTCACGTTCAATGAACTGCGCGGGACCGAGCGGTGGCGGCAGCAGTTGTTGGCTTCGTTGTCCGGAAAGGAGGATCGTTCATGA
- the ligM gene encoding vanillate/3-O-methylgallate O-demethylase, whose product MKAKNLQEVLDQAGNTVELLRNSQLGAYIYPVVPSEFTNWRREVKAWTKTAVLFDQTHHMVNLFISGPDALRLISDTGINSVEKFEVDSAKQFVPVSPEGGVIGDGILFRLAKEEFVFVGRAPVANYLTFRAETGGYNVDVRRDERSPSRPYGKPVTRDVWRFQIQGPNAWQVIEKVNGGPVEKVRFFRMGYMNIAGERVRTLRHGMAGAPGLEIWGPYESYFKVRDAILEAGREFGIEPAGARAYSCNTLESGWIPSPLPAIYSSEELRPYREWLAAESYEANNALAGSFVSEKIEDYYLNPWELGYGSFVKFDHDFIGRDALRAIDPDKQRRKVTLAWNAEDVAKLLSSPVDPDGPGYQFFDLPNANYGSSNFDSVLDADGNLIGLSLFTGYSANERAALSLATVNPDVPLGAEVRVTWGEPDGGSRKTTVEPHEQLAVRAIVSPAPYSVMARESYRPGWRTTTA is encoded by the coding sequence ATGAAAGCGAAGAATCTGCAGGAAGTACTGGACCAGGCGGGCAACACCGTGGAGCTGCTGCGCAACTCGCAGCTCGGTGCCTACATCTACCCCGTGGTCCCCTCGGAGTTCACGAACTGGCGCCGCGAGGTCAAGGCCTGGACGAAGACGGCGGTGCTGTTCGACCAGACGCACCACATGGTGAACCTGTTCATCTCCGGACCGGACGCACTGCGGCTCATCTCTGACACCGGAATCAACAGTGTCGAGAAGTTCGAAGTGGACAGTGCGAAGCAGTTCGTCCCGGTCTCGCCGGAGGGTGGAGTCATCGGAGACGGAATCCTGTTCCGGCTGGCGAAGGAGGAGTTCGTCTTCGTCGGCCGCGCGCCAGTGGCGAACTACCTGACCTTCCGCGCCGAGACGGGTGGTTACAACGTCGATGTCCGCCGCGACGAGCGCTCTCCCTCGCGGCCCTACGGCAAGCCGGTGACACGCGACGTGTGGCGGTTCCAGATCCAGGGCCCCAACGCGTGGCAGGTCATCGAGAAGGTCAACGGCGGCCCGGTCGAGAAGGTTCGCTTCTTCCGCATGGGATACATGAACATCGCGGGCGAGCGCGTTCGCACCCTGCGGCACGGCATGGCGGGTGCGCCCGGCCTGGAGATCTGGGGTCCTTACGAGAGCTACTTCAAGGTTCGCGACGCGATCCTGGAGGCCGGCCGCGAGTTTGGCATCGAGCCCGCCGGTGCCAGGGCATATTCGTGCAACACCCTTGAGTCCGGCTGGATCCCCTCTCCGCTTCCGGCCATCTACTCCAGTGAGGAGCTGCGCCCGTACCGCGAGTGGCTTGCCGCGGAAAGCTACGAGGCGAACAACGCGCTGGCGGGCAGCTTCGTCTCCGAAAAGATCGAGGACTACTACCTCAATCCGTGGGAACTCGGCTACGGCTCGTTCGTGAAGTTCGACCACGACTTCATCGGGCGAGATGCGCTGCGGGCCATCGACCCGGACAAGCAGCGTCGCAAGGTGACGTTGGCGTGGAACGCCGAAGACGTTGCCAAGCTGCTCTCCTCGCCGGTTGACCCGGATGGCCCCGGCTACCAGTTCTTCGACCTGCCCAACGCCAACTACGGTTCGTCCAACTTCGACTCCGTGCTCGACGCCGACGGGAATCTGATCGGGTTGTCGCTGTTCACCGGCTACAGCGCCAACGAGCGCGCGGCGCTGTCGCTGGCGACGGTGAACCCGGACGTGCCGCTCGGTGCAGAGGTGCGGGTGACGTGGGGCGAGCCCGACGGCGGCAGCCGCAAGACGACAGTGGAGCCGCACGAGCAGCTCGCCGTGCGTGCCATCGTCAGCCCCGCGCCGTACTCGGTGATGGCACGGGAAAGCTACCGGCCGGGCTGGCGCACCACCACGGCCTGA
- a CDS encoding 4-carboxy-4-hydroxy-2-oxoadipate aldolase/oxaloacetate decarboxylase → MRNVVVTDPPKADLDKVTKLAEYGVATVHEGLGRTGFLGTGLRPTHLGSRIGGTAVTVLSWPGDNLMIHAAVEQCGPGDVLVVTTTSPCSDGMFGELFATALQLRGVRGLVTTAGVRDVAELHAMGFPVWSGAVSAQGTVKATAGSVNVPITVGGQLVRPGDAILADDDGAMVVPRQDVDRALTSAQARIDKEEATRQAFRDGQLGLDRYGLRAKLSELGVEYMTAEEYGS, encoded by the coding sequence ATGAGAAACGTCGTCGTCACCGACCCGCCGAAGGCGGATCTGGACAAGGTCACGAAACTTGCCGAGTACGGCGTGGCGACGGTGCACGAGGGTTTGGGACGCACCGGTTTCCTCGGCACCGGGTTGCGCCCCACCCACCTCGGCTCCCGCATCGGCGGCACCGCCGTCACCGTGCTCTCCTGGCCGGGCGACAACCTGATGATCCACGCGGCTGTGGAACAGTGCGGCCCCGGCGATGTGCTGGTGGTGACCACGACCTCGCCGTGCAGCGACGGCATGTTCGGTGAGCTGTTCGCCACCGCGCTGCAACTTCGCGGCGTGCGTGGACTGGTCACCACCGCCGGCGTTCGCGATGTCGCCGAGCTGCACGCGATGGGCTTCCCGGTGTGGTCTGGGGCAGTCAGTGCACAAGGGACTGTGAAGGCCACGGCGGGCTCGGTCAACGTGCCCATAACGGTCGGCGGCCAGCTCGTGCGCCCTGGCGACGCGATTCTTGCCGACGACGACGGCGCGATGGTCGTTCCCCGGCAGGACGTCGACCGCGCGCTCACCTCGGCGCAGGCACGCATCGACAAGGAAGAAGCCACCCGGCAGGCGTTCCGGGATGGACAGCTCGGCCTGGACCGCTACGGCTTGCGCGCCAAGCTGAGCGAACTCGGTGTCGAGTACATGACCGCCGAGGAGTACGGGAGCTGA
- a CDS encoding DUF1772 domain-containing protein yields MRKLVTALLIGLTVATTISFGAILGETFLLYPNIFHDPPRSLVRAREFMVEGSPSDFFPPLGFLIILTGTVTVLLTRRRRTIRWYVIGAAVAYLCFELLFSMVWFWPRNEIMFVDPAGKHSAEFLRATAREFVAGHWARVAGGALTAGLMFTALIRWLRSPGSVGVTTVERDRTTASQEQPL; encoded by the coding sequence ATGCGGAAACTCGTCACTGCGCTGCTGATCGGGCTCACCGTGGCCACGACGATCTCGTTCGGAGCCATCCTGGGTGAGACCTTCCTGCTCTACCCGAACATCTTCCACGACCCGCCGCGATCGCTGGTGCGGGCGCGGGAGTTCATGGTCGAGGGCAGTCCGTCGGACTTCTTTCCACCACTAGGGTTTCTCATCATCCTTACCGGAACGGTCACGGTGCTGTTGACCCGGCGAAGAAGGACCATCCGCTGGTACGTCATCGGTGCGGCGGTCGCCTACCTCTGCTTCGAGTTGCTGTTCTCCATGGTCTGGTTCTGGCCGCGCAACGAGATCATGTTCGTGGACCCAGCCGGTAAGCACTCGGCGGAGTTCCTGCGCGCCACCGCGCGTGAGTTCGTCGCAGGTCACTGGGCGCGGGTCGCGGGTGGCGCGCTCACCGCGGGACTGATGTTCACCGCGCTCATCCGGTGGCTGCGCTCGCCCGGCTCCGTGGGTGTGACAACCGTGGAACGCGATCGGACGACGGCGTCTCAGGAGCAGCCGCTTTAA
- the purU gene encoding formyltetrahydrofolate deformylase: protein MKQRDDADYGRLIVQGADRPGIVASVSGILTEHGANIVSLDQSSSDPSGGRFFQRSVFHLPDLSAKLESLNEALEAKLGEELGLQFRLVEAKRRKRVAIFVSKADHCLLDLLWRQRDGELGIDIPMVVSNHSDLSDDVRGFGIPFFHVPVEKGNKAAAEKEQLNLLKGNVDLVVLARYMQILSGDFLEEVGVPVINIHHSFLPAFMGASPYQRAKERGVKLVGATAHYVTEDLDEGPIIEQDVIRVSHDESVRELQRKGADVERLVLSRAVAWHCEDRVIRDGNTTVVF from the coding sequence ATGAAGCAGCGTGACGACGCCGACTACGGTCGGTTGATCGTGCAGGGTGCGGACCGGCCCGGGATCGTCGCCAGTGTTTCGGGAATCCTCACCGAGCACGGTGCGAACATCGTCTCGCTCGACCAGTCCTCGAGTGATCCTTCCGGTGGCAGGTTCTTCCAGCGGTCGGTTTTCCACCTGCCGGACCTTTCTGCGAAGCTGGAAAGCCTCAACGAGGCACTGGAGGCCAAGCTGGGTGAGGAACTGGGGCTGCAGTTCCGGCTGGTCGAGGCGAAACGCAGGAAACGGGTCGCGATCTTTGTGTCCAAAGCCGACCACTGCCTGCTCGACCTGTTGTGGCGGCAACGCGATGGGGAGCTCGGCATCGACATCCCGATGGTGGTGTCGAACCACTCCGACCTCAGCGACGACGTGCGCGGGTTCGGTATCCCGTTCTTCCACGTACCCGTGGAGAAGGGCAACAAGGCCGCCGCCGAGAAGGAACAGCTCAACCTGCTCAAGGGCAATGTGGACCTGGTCGTGCTCGCCCGCTACATGCAGATCCTCTCCGGCGACTTCCTGGAGGAGGTCGGCGTTCCCGTCATCAACATCCACCATTCGTTCCTGCCCGCGTTCATGGGCGCGAGTCCTTACCAGCGGGCCAAGGAGCGTGGCGTGAAGCTCGTCGGCGCGACAGCGCACTACGTGACCGAGGACCTCGACGAGGGACCGATCATCGAGCAGGACGTGATCCGTGTCTCGCACGACGAGTCGGTACGCGAACTGCAGCGCAAGGGCGCCGACGTCGAGCGACTCGTGCTCTCGCGCGCCGTGGCATGGCACTGCGAGGACCGGGTCATCCGTGACGGCAACACGACCGTGGTGTTCTAG
- a CDS encoding GMC oxidoreductase, producing MSAFSRRRLLSGAAATAGLAAMPISASASTRVPVTREEHRVVIVGSGFGGGVTALRFAQAGVPSLVLERGIRWPTGPNAETFPRVTTSADKRMFWLGSGPSLFGISVPPFERYTGLLERVPGHGMDIMCAAGVGGGSLVYQGMTLQPSQEVFNANLPERLDYSRMDSVYYPRVARMLRLETAPDELVNSKTYLPSRIFARNVERAGYALEKVPMPIDWTYALRELEGDMKPSYTNGDSAFGVNNGGKHSVDVTYVAAAEATGLARVATLHNVTDVAMARDGRWQVFVDRISTDGTVLEKKIITAKALVMAAGAANTTKLLMRAGAKGAIPDLPDGLGTNWGSNGDRIYFWTNLADDFGTPQGGPVVYCSKEWDDPGTANTIIQASIPPLPNIRSTMLVGYGVSEGRGHFVYDSVRDDAVLRWPFDGDGVLYQRIQQRASDIVGPGSTLLDTTAVYPSTWHPLGGASMGTVCDLAGRVLGHRGLYVLDGALLPGNAAACNPSMTIAAVAERATDELIAEDAGVVF from the coding sequence ATGTCCGCATTCAGCCGTCGCCGCCTGCTCTCCGGTGCCGCCGCCACCGCCGGGCTGGCCGCGATGCCGATCTCGGCCTCGGCCTCCACCCGGGTTCCGGTGACCCGCGAGGAACACCGCGTGGTCATCGTCGGCTCGGGATTCGGGGGCGGCGTCACGGCACTGCGGTTCGCGCAGGCAGGGGTTCCTTCGCTGGTCCTCGAACGCGGAATCCGGTGGCCGACCGGACCAAACGCCGAGACGTTCCCGCGCGTGACCACATCTGCGGACAAGCGGATGTTCTGGCTGGGGTCGGGCCCTTCGCTGTTCGGGATCTCCGTGCCGCCCTTCGAGCGCTACACCGGGTTGCTTGAACGCGTTCCCGGCCACGGGATGGACATCATGTGCGCCGCTGGCGTTGGCGGCGGCTCGCTGGTGTACCAGGGCATGACCCTGCAACCCAGCCAGGAGGTGTTCAACGCCAACCTGCCCGAGCGGCTCGACTACTCACGCATGGACAGCGTGTACTACCCCAGAGTCGCGCGCATGCTGCGGTTGGAGACCGCGCCCGACGAGTTGGTCAACAGCAAGACCTACCTGCCTTCGCGCATCTTCGCCCGCAACGTCGAGCGCGCAGGATATGCGCTGGAGAAGGTCCCGATGCCGATCGACTGGACCTACGCGCTGCGCGAACTGGAGGGCGACATGAAGCCCTCCTACACCAACGGGGACTCTGCTTTCGGGGTCAACAACGGCGGAAAGCACTCTGTCGACGTCACCTACGTGGCGGCTGCCGAGGCCACCGGGCTCGCGCGGGTCGCGACACTGCACAACGTCACCGATGTCGCGATGGCGCGAGACGGTCGCTGGCAGGTGTTCGTGGATCGCATCAGCACCGACGGGACCGTGCTCGAAAAGAAGATCATCACGGCGAAGGCGCTGGTGATGGCGGCGGGCGCCGCCAACACCACCAAGCTGCTGATGCGGGCAGGAGCCAAGGGTGCGATCCCCGACCTACCCGACGGCCTTGGCACCAACTGGGGCTCCAACGGCGACCGCATCTACTTCTGGACGAATCTGGCCGACGACTTCGGAACACCCCAGGGTGGGCCGGTTGTGTACTGCAGCAAGGAATGGGACGACCCCGGCACGGCCAACACGATCATCCAGGCCTCGATCCCGCCGCTGCCCAATATCCGCTCCACGATGCTGGTCGGCTACGGCGTCAGCGAGGGCCGAGGCCACTTCGTGTACGACTCGGTACGTGACGACGCCGTGCTGCGATGGCCCTTCGACGGCGACGGTGTGCTGTACCAGCGCATTCAGCAACGGGCCTCGGACATCGTCGGCCCGGGGTCCACGCTGCTCGACACCACCGCCGTGTACCCCTCCACCTGGCATCCGCTTGGCGGCGCCTCGATGGGCACGGTGTGCGACCTCGCGGGCCGGGTGCTCGGACACCGCGGCCTCTACGTGCTCGACGGCGCGTTGCTGCCGGGCAACGCCGCCGCATGCAACCCGTCGATGACGATCGCCGCCGTGGCCGAGCGGGCAACCGACGAACTGATCGCCGAGGACGCGGGCGTAGTGTTCTGA
- a CDS encoding response regulator transcription factor, translated as MVAGGGSLPSPTVTRTVLRSLAEAPRPSLSADRLRELTEREKEVLKQVASGLSNQEIAKALFLSPATTRTYVSRRLSKLNARDRSQLVVIAYESGLVSPGGTGWATERLARQPRALG; from the coding sequence GTGGTCGCCGGGGGCGGCTCGCTGCCGTCGCCGACCGTCACGCGGACGGTGCTGCGGTCACTGGCCGAAGCGCCACGGCCTTCGCTTTCCGCTGATCGGCTGCGTGAGCTGACCGAGCGGGAGAAGGAAGTCCTCAAGCAGGTCGCGAGCGGACTGTCCAACCAGGAGATCGCGAAGGCACTGTTCCTGTCGCCCGCGACCACTCGCACCTACGTTTCCCGGCGGCTTTCCAAGCTGAACGCGCGCGACCGGTCCCAGCTCGTCGTGATCGCCTACGAGAGCGGATTGGTGAGTCCCGGAGGAACCGGTTGGGCGACCGAACGACTCGCACGGCAACCGAGGGCGTTGGGATAG
- a CDS encoding TetR family transcriptional regulator, producing MGAETPTAPRQRAGRTVAGRRRLRRALTRAAIDLFLERGYDATTVDDIAAAAGVGRRTFFRYFRSKEDAIFPNHDELLIDIERKLADTDERRDPLHAVCEAVRLVLDFYLDDPEVSLKRYALTRTVMSLRDKEVASVDRYQRVFTRYLRARFHAAGDPLAEMRAPIAGAAVAAAHNHVLRQWLRGDGAVDAHALADKAFAMVIDAYSPCPRADGGAAENGEDTVVAILRTSTPPAEVARLIDASLRQQSDQGDPL from the coding sequence ATGGGCGCCGAAACACCGACAGCACCGCGCCAGCGAGCGGGCCGCACCGTTGCGGGCCGTCGCAGGCTGCGGCGGGCGCTGACCAGGGCCGCGATCGACCTGTTCCTCGAGCGAGGCTACGACGCCACGACCGTCGACGACATCGCGGCGGCGGCGGGCGTGGGACGGCGGACCTTCTTCCGGTACTTCCGGTCGAAGGAGGACGCCATCTTCCCCAACCACGACGAACTCCTGATCGACATCGAGCGCAAACTCGCCGACACCGACGAGCGGCGTGACCCGCTCCACGCGGTGTGCGAGGCGGTGCGGCTGGTACTCGACTTCTACCTGGACGACCCGGAGGTCTCACTGAAGCGCTACGCGCTCACCCGCACGGTGATGTCGTTGCGCGACAAGGAGGTCGCCAGTGTCGACCGCTACCAGCGGGTCTTCACCCGGTACCTGCGGGCCCGCTTCCACGCGGCGGGCGACCCGCTCGCGGAGATGCGGGCACCGATCGCAGGCGCGGCCGTGGCCGCGGCACACAACCACGTGCTGCGGCAGTGGCTGCGCGGCGACGGCGCCGTGGACGCCCACGCCCTCGCCGACAAGGCGTTCGCCATGGTCATCGACGCGTACTCCCCCTGCCCACGCGCCGATGGCGGGGCAGCCGAGAACGGCGAGGACACGGTGGTCGCCATCCTGCGCACCTCGACGCCTCCGGCCGAGGTCGCGCGGCTGATCGATGCCTCGCTGCGCCAACAAAGCGATCAAGGCGACCCGCTTTAA